From the Candidatus Dormiibacterota bacterium genome, one window contains:
- a CDS encoding polyprenol monophosphomannose synthase, whose amino-acid sequence MAQQLVCIPTYNEAANILRLVERVHEAAPDSDVLVIDDASPDGTGDLVRDRILKDARLEIMARPGKLGLGTAYMAGFAFGLQHGYRSVLTMDSDFSHPPDRIPALLGEVERGAHLAVGSRYIPGGAIQGWAPGRRILSASANFVARQLLRLHTHDCTGGFRCYSLRALQFLVTQPLRSSGYSALIELLTRCERAGLTIVEVPITFTDRTMGDSKISRQEIFRAMLTVFRLAGRRS is encoded by the coding sequence ATGGCTCAGCAGCTCGTCTGCATCCCCACCTACAACGAGGCGGCCAATATTCTGCGGCTGGTCGAACGGGTGCACGAAGCGGCTCCAGACTCCGACGTGCTGGTCATCGACGACGCCTCCCCAGATGGGACCGGTGACCTGGTACGCGACCGGATCCTCAAAGACGCCCGGCTCGAGATCATGGCGCGCCCCGGCAAGCTCGGACTGGGGACCGCCTACATGGCCGGATTCGCCTTCGGCCTGCAGCATGGTTACAGGAGCGTGCTGACGATGGACTCGGACTTCTCCCACCCGCCCGATCGAATCCCGGCCCTGCTCGGCGAAGTCGAGCGCGGCGCGCATCTCGCGGTGGGCTCGCGCTATATCCCCGGCGGCGCCATCCAGGGATGGGCGCCCGGCCGCCGCATCCTCAGCGCGAGCGCGAACTTCGTGGCGCGGCAGCTGCTCCGACTTCATACGCACGATTGCACCGGCGGCTTTCGCTGCTACAGTCTTCGCGCGTTGCAGTTCCTCGTCACCCAACCCCTGCGATCGTCCGGGTACTCGGCGCTGATCGAGCTGCTCACCCGTTGCGAACGCGCCGGCCTGACGATCGTCGAAGTCCCGATCACGTTTACCGATCGCACCATGGGCGATTCGAAGATCTCGCGCCAGGAGATCTTTCGCGCCATGCTGACCGTGTTCCGACTCGCCGGGCGGCGCTCATGA
- a CDS encoding glutamine amidotransferase, with translation MSEPTLRIAHLYADEMNIYGDRGNILTLTKRAEWRGIAVTVGAVGRGPSPDLSDIDLIFWGGGQDRDQELVFHDAAEHKVAVIREAIDGGAVVLAVCGGYQLLGESYVTADGKKLPGLGLVDLHTVPGPKRNIGNIVIETSGLGLTPPTLVGFENHSGKTYLGARQQPLGRVLRGAGNNGEDGFEGVVSGNVFGTYLHGSLLPKNPHLADLLIARALRRRSQALPELDDSVEMAAHQAMVRKLMGAA, from the coding sequence GTGAGTGAGCCAACGCTGCGCATCGCCCACCTGTACGCGGACGAGATGAACATCTACGGCGATCGCGGCAACATCCTGACGCTGACGAAGCGGGCTGAGTGGCGGGGTATTGCGGTCACCGTCGGCGCTGTCGGGCGAGGGCCGTCCCCCGACCTCTCGGACATCGACTTGATCTTCTGGGGCGGCGGCCAGGACCGGGACCAGGAGTTGGTGTTTCACGACGCGGCCGAGCACAAAGTGGCGGTCATCCGCGAAGCGATCGACGGCGGCGCCGTGGTGCTGGCGGTCTGCGGCGGGTACCAACTGCTCGGGGAGTCCTACGTGACCGCCGACGGCAAGAAACTGCCCGGGCTCGGCCTTGTCGACCTGCACACCGTGCCGGGCCCGAAGCGGAATATCGGCAACATCGTGATCGAGACCAGCGGTCTGGGGCTGACGCCGCCGACGCTGGTGGGCTTCGAAAACCACAGCGGCAAGACGTACCTTGGCGCCCGGCAGCAGCCGCTCGGCCGCGTGCTGCGCGGGGCGGGCAACAACGGCGAAGACGGCTTCGAGGGGGTGGTCTCGGGAAACGTCTTCGGCACCTACCTGCACGGGTCTTTGCTCCCCAAGAACCCGCACCTCGCCGATCTTCTTATCGCTCGAGCCTTGCGGCGCCGCTCGCAAGCTCTACCGGAGCTTGATGACAGCGTGGAGATGGCAGCCCACCAGGCGATGGTCAGGAAACTGATGGGAGCAGCCTAG
- a CDS encoding undecaprenyl-phosphate glucose phosphotransferase, with protein sequence MADTAPEGHQTVGVAENGKPLATDQTEMPTESTVRPAARSVLSPDWLPVALFIGDSIIAGLSVLAAYWYRFHLDRINPTNGQELAFGPYLVAVPVVIAIIAISLAVNRQYRSWRGRTLVDQLLSLYSGIALAAVLMLAAISITNTGLEYSRLTLVYSLALCAILMTLERYVLRQYETRLRRQGIGTEHVLMVGTGTGSQLLIQRMTMFPQYGFHVAAVLDDSLEAGSTYAGARVVGPTRDLRYWVSQLNVDQVFLAVANATSEQLVHLINTCDDLRVEFKLVPDLLEVMSTRAAADAIDGLPLIGIRHSRLRGITAAVKRAIDMIISAFGLLIASPIMLIIAAAIKITSPQGPILFRQPRVGLHDKRFTVYKFRSMIPDAEAHTGPVVATPDDDRCTPVGRVLRRLSLDELPQLFNILKGDMSLVGPRPMPIFLVERFSEEIPRYLERHQVRPGLTGWAQVNDLRGGEAFGDRAMYDIYYVENWSLALDLKILILTAARVFFQRRAY encoded by the coding sequence GTGGCCGATACGGCCCCCGAAGGTCATCAAACGGTGGGCGTCGCTGAAAATGGAAAGCCGCTAGCTACGGACCAGACCGAGATGCCCACGGAATCAACGGTCCGACCAGCTGCTCGCTCGGTCCTTTCCCCTGATTGGCTACCAGTTGCCCTCTTCATCGGCGATTCGATTATCGCCGGACTTTCAGTCCTTGCCGCCTACTGGTATCGCTTCCACCTCGACCGAATCAATCCCACCAACGGCCAGGAGCTGGCCTTCGGGCCGTACCTCGTTGCGGTGCCGGTCGTCATCGCCATTATTGCCATTTCCCTGGCCGTCAACCGCCAGTACCGGTCCTGGCGGGGTCGCACCCTGGTCGACCAGCTTCTTTCCCTGTATAGCGGCATTGCGCTGGCCGCGGTGCTGATGCTCGCGGCCATCTCCATCACCAACACGGGCCTCGAGTATTCACGTCTCACGCTGGTTTATAGCCTCGCGCTCTGCGCCATTCTCATGACACTCGAGCGGTACGTGCTTCGACAGTACGAGACGCGGCTGCGCCGTCAGGGAATTGGAACGGAACACGTGCTCATGGTGGGGACAGGCACCGGCAGCCAGCTCCTCATCCAGCGGATGACGATGTTCCCGCAATACGGGTTCCACGTCGCCGCCGTCCTCGACGATTCCCTCGAGGCGGGTTCGACCTACGCGGGAGCTCGCGTGGTTGGACCGACCAGGGACTTGCGTTACTGGGTATCGCAACTCAACGTCGACCAGGTCTTTCTGGCCGTTGCGAACGCCACGAGCGAGCAGCTGGTTCACCTGATCAACACCTGTGACGATCTCCGCGTGGAGTTCAAATTGGTGCCGGACCTCCTCGAGGTCATGAGCACACGAGCCGCTGCAGACGCCATCGATGGGTTGCCACTGATCGGCATCCGCCACAGCCGGCTTCGTGGGATCACGGCGGCCGTCAAGCGCGCGATCGATATGATCATCAGCGCATTCGGATTGCTGATCGCCAGCCCGATCATGCTGATCATCGCGGCGGCGATCAAGATCACCTCCCCACAGGGTCCGATCCTGTTCCGCCAGCCTCGGGTGGGGCTGCACGACAAGCGGTTCACGGTCTACAAGTTCCGGTCGATGATCCCGGATGCCGAGGCGCACACCGGGCCGGTCGTGGCGACCCCGGACGACGATCGCTGTACGCCGGTGGGGCGGGTGCTGCGCCGGCTCAGCCTGGACGAGCTGCCCCAGCTCTTCAACATCCTCAAGGGCGACATGAGCCTGGTCGGGCCGCGCCCGATGCCGATCTTCCTGGTGGAGCGCTTTAGCGAAGAGATCCCGCGCTACCTGGAGCGCCACCAGGTGCGGCCCGGCCTGACGGGGTGGGCGCAGGTCAACGATTTGCGCGGCGGCGAAGCCTTCGGGGATCGGGCCATGTATGACATCTATTACGTGGAGAACTGGTCGCTAGCGCTCGACCTGAAGATCCTCATCCTGACGGCGGCCCGGGTATTCTTCCAGCGCCGGGCCTACTAG
- a CDS encoding glycosyltransferase family 1 protein, protein MTARGIGFDARLIGALGIGRYISGLLPQLARLLGDRLTVVANRQDAAIVRSLIGGSSHLMTVNAQPYRLAEQSLLPLTLIRADLALIHFPHYNLPLIKPGHFVVTVHDLFPFQFPEIHSGALPRGVNQMLMRNAVRRAERIITPSRATALAVKQSFPRSADRVLSIPEAADDRFTSRRNPEAEAAWQMRLGIRPPYVFYLGQWKAYKNLPVLLEAFARVRRTHPNAQLVIAGDDPRHPEVRERAAALPEGSAVLPGRLPESAVPDLYRGAAMVVLPSRAEGFGLPVIEAMACGVPVICSDLPVLREIADGVAVFCDPNDPAAFAEAIDAMLDAPANAGRRQLGIERARTFTWERAAQQTVEAYEMALGVRLVGPALEEYPGRRQDEDLQVER, encoded by the coding sequence TTGACCGCAAGGGGGATCGGCTTCGACGCCCGCCTGATCGGGGCGCTTGGCATTGGGCGCTATATTAGCGGGCTGCTTCCGCAACTGGCCCGCCTCCTCGGCGACCGCCTGACAGTCGTCGCAAACCGCCAGGATGCCGCAATCGTCCGGTCGCTGATCGGCGGATCGTCCCACTTGATGACCGTCAACGCCCAGCCCTATCGCCTCGCGGAGCAGTCGTTATTGCCGCTCACCCTGATCCGGGCCGACCTGGCCCTGATCCATTTCCCCCACTACAACCTGCCGCTGATCAAGCCCGGTCACTTCGTGGTCACGGTGCACGATCTCTTTCCCTTTCAGTTTCCCGAGATCCACTCCGGCGCCTTGCCCCGAGGTGTGAACCAGATGTTGATGCGCAACGCGGTCCGGCGCGCCGAGCGGATCATCACGCCATCCAGGGCTACGGCCCTCGCGGTGAAGCAAAGTTTTCCGCGTTCGGCCGACCGGGTGCTGTCGATCCCCGAAGCAGCCGACGATCGCTTCACCAGCCGGCGCAATCCGGAGGCCGAGGCGGCCTGGCAGATGCGCCTCGGGATCCGCCCGCCGTACGTGTTCTACCTCGGTCAATGGAAGGCTTACAAGAACCTACCGGTCCTGCTCGAGGCCTTCGCCCGCGTCCGCCGTACCCACCCCAACGCTCAACTGGTCATCGCCGGCGACGACCCACGCCATCCTGAAGTCCGAGAGCGCGCGGCCGCGCTCCCCGAGGGATCGGCCGTCTTGCCCGGTCGCCTCCCGGAAAGCGCCGTTCCCGACCTTTACCGCGGCGCGGCGATGGTGGTGCTGCCCTCCCGCGCCGAAGGCTTTGGCCTGCCGGTGATCGAAGCGATGGCCTGCGGGGTCCCGGTGATCTGCAGCGATCTGCCGGTCCTCCGTGAGATCGCCGACGGTGTGGCGGTCTTTTGCGACCCGAACGACCCGGCCGCCTTCGCCGAGGCCATCGACGCGATGCTCGACGCCCCCGCAAACGCCGGCCGCCGGCAGCTGGGCATCGAGCGGGCGCGCACCTTTACCTGGGAGCGGGCCGCGCAGCAGACGGTCGAGGCCTACGAGATGGCGCTCGGGGTTCGGCTAGTAGGCCCGGCGCTGGAAGAATACCCGGGCCGCCGTCAGGATGAGGATCTTCAGGTCGAGCGCTAG
- a CDS encoding HAMP domain-containing sensor histidine kinase: protein MADAELTNGDYSVVVRDSQSAILASAERITVVGRWVVLAAAVILNHFGNRNSQASVVIVDTILLAWGLVNLVVSVVLVRGYKPGRWFGFLTTGIDLLVATSILYFSGGYGAPTDFSLLFYLLIIASAVRLGLPGALATAIVVSVLYTVIGGLTGFATVSPPPGFVVGRVFLFLFVALVAGLLVGDVRSRLDRALRTAIERATQLDETRRREALEKERVERLEEIDQVRSDFVSMVAHELQTPLASIKTQAETLLTQQHRLDQETRSALVDGIHRSAASLTDLVQDFAAVNRIENNQFSYHFERLDLADFVKEVVDLFPVDPRRYPMRVRVEPGLVVRGDRRRLQQALLNLLNNAVKYSPRGGNIAVIVAPTKDGEAKVSVHDEGIGIRDEDIPKLFNKFTRLFDKRAMNIGGSGLGLFITRSIIEAHGGHMAVESQWGKGSAFSFVLPLWKPSGSSSSTTTPSSPTP from the coding sequence GTGGCGGACGCCGAGCTCACAAATGGCGACTACTCGGTCGTGGTCCGCGACAGCCAGTCCGCCATTTTGGCCAGCGCCGAGCGCATCACCGTGGTCGGCCGATGGGTGGTGCTGGCCGCTGCCGTCATCCTCAACCACTTCGGCAACCGGAACTCGCAGGCCTCGGTGGTCATCGTCGACACCATCCTCTTGGCCTGGGGCCTGGTCAACCTAGTGGTGTCAGTCGTCCTCGTTCGCGGCTACAAACCCGGGCGCTGGTTTGGCTTTCTCACCACGGGGATCGACCTCCTCGTGGCGACCAGCATCCTCTATTTCTCCGGTGGCTACGGCGCGCCGACCGATTTCTCCCTGCTGTTCTATCTGCTGATCATCGCCTCGGCCGTTCGGCTCGGGTTACCGGGCGCGCTCGCCACAGCGATCGTCGTGTCGGTGCTGTATACGGTGATTGGAGGGCTCACCGGGTTCGCCACGGTGTCGCCACCGCCCGGCTTCGTCGTCGGCCGCGTGTTCCTGTTCCTCTTCGTCGCCCTGGTCGCCGGCCTGCTGGTCGGTGATGTGCGAAGCCGGCTCGACCGCGCGTTGCGCACCGCGATCGAGCGCGCCACTCAGCTCGATGAGACCCGCCGCCGCGAGGCGTTGGAGAAAGAACGGGTCGAGCGGTTGGAGGAGATTGACCAGGTCCGCTCGGATTTCGTCTCGATGGTGGCGCACGAGCTGCAGACACCACTAGCCAGTATCAAGACTCAGGCGGAAACCCTGCTGACCCAGCAGCACCGTCTCGACCAGGAAACACGGAGCGCGCTCGTCGACGGGATTCATCGGAGCGCCGCCAGTTTGACCGATCTGGTGCAGGACTTCGCCGCCGTCAACCGGATCGAGAACAACCAGTTCAGCTATCACTTCGAGCGGCTCGACCTCGCCGACTTCGTCAAGGAGGTGGTCGATCTCTTTCCGGTTGACCCGCGTCGCTATCCAATGCGGGTGCGCGTCGAGCCGGGCCTGGTCGTCCGCGGCGACCGCCGGCGGTTGCAGCAGGCGCTCCTGAATCTGTTGAACAACGCCGTCAAGTACTCGCCTCGCGGCGGCAACATCGCCGTGATCGTGGCCCCCACCAAAGATGGCGAGGCCAAGGTTTCCGTCCATGACGAGGGGATCGGCATCCGGGACGAGGACATTCCCAAGCTCTTCAACAAGTTCACTCGCCTGTTCGACAAGCGCGCGATGAACATCGGTGGGTCCGGGTTGGGCCTCTTTATCACCCGGTCGATCATCGAGGCGCACGGCGGCCACATGGCGGTCGAGAGCCAATGGGGCAAGGGCTCGGCCTTTAGCTTCGTTCTACCCCTGTGGAAGCCATCCGGGTCCTCATCGTCGACGACCACGCCGTCTTCGCCGACGCCCTAG
- a CDS encoding response regulator transcription factor has translation MEAIRVLIVDDHAVFADALATILRTEGDIEVVGKGGTVQEAIRAAQALGPDVVLLDVHMPDGSGIEAAAAIKKGRPQTQVVILTSDEEESVLQSAIQAGVTGYLSKHETAAQVVQAVRSAARGEALIAPYMLARLLRGLQKKDEPGPATPLTPRELEVLRELSLGHDNESVAKTLKMSPNTVRTHVQNILSKLNVHSKLEAVSRGIREGWIRIPQEPAA, from the coding sequence GTGGAAGCCATCCGGGTCCTCATCGTCGACGACCACGCCGTCTTCGCCGACGCCCTAGCTACCATCCTCCGAACGGAGGGCGACATCGAAGTGGTCGGGAAGGGCGGGACGGTGCAGGAGGCGATCCGCGCGGCCCAGGCGCTCGGGCCAGACGTCGTGCTGCTCGACGTGCACATGCCCGACGGCTCGGGGATCGAGGCGGCCGCCGCCATCAAGAAGGGCCGGCCCCAGACCCAGGTCGTGATCCTGACGAGCGACGAAGAAGAGTCGGTCCTGCAGTCGGCCATTCAGGCTGGCGTCACCGGCTACCTCAGCAAGCACGAAACCGCGGCGCAAGTGGTACAGGCGGTACGCAGCGCGGCGCGCGGCGAGGCATTGATCGCGCCCTATATGCTGGCCCGCCTCTTGCGCGGCCTACAAAAGAAGGATGAACCGGGACCGGCGACGCCACTCACGCCGCGGGAGCTCGAAGTGTTGCGCGAGCTCTCGTTGGGCCACGACAACGAATCCGTCGCGAAAACCCTGAAGATGTCGCCCAACACTGTCCGCACGCACGTACAGAACATCCTGTCGAAGCTCAACGTACATTCGAAGCTGGAGGCGGTTTCACGCGGCATTCGCGAAGGCTGGATACGGATTCCACAGGAGCCGGCGGCCTGA
- a CDS encoding Flp family type IVb pilin, giving the protein MRSETRHSGDRRVPWRFYDGAAVEKLKRGQGYTEYGLILMLIGLVVIGALTLLGQQVHELWHSITTSMPR; this is encoded by the coding sequence ATGCGTAGCGAAACCCGCCATTCGGGGGATCGGCGGGTTCCCTGGCGCTTCTACGATGGGGCCGCTGTGGAGAAGCTCAAGCGTGGACAAGGCTATACCGAGTATGGCCTGATCCTGATGCTGATCGGGCTCGTGGTGATCGGTGCCCTAACGTTGCTGGGGCAGCAGGTTCACGAGCTGTGGCACAGCATCACCACGTCGATGCCGCGTTAA
- a CDS encoding phosphotriesterase-related protein yields MIQTVCGPIEPETLGVTLGHEHLLIDLRGLWNEPATDERRALAQTPVTVQSRATWVQNPYESRDNLLIDDEDAAAEELRAFGQAGGHSVIDMTVDGLDPKPEALRRISQRSAVQIVVGTGVYRAFAHPPWVAGMTVDELAARFVGAILVGINGTSVRAGLLGELGTSSPILPEEVKVLRAAARAHFKTGVSINVHPAIFHREGPRILDILQAEGVDLRRVALSHMDEQLDYDYHCSLAVRGAWLSFDTLGSEEVFGPDSKEPTDDQRLDALLRLLEAGWSAQILLSQDVCTKLQLIRFGGNGYSHVLKAIVPRLRAAGVKQDTISKLLVDNPRRYLTGRP; encoded by the coding sequence ATGATCCAGACGGTTTGCGGTCCGATCGAGCCGGAGACGCTCGGGGTCACCCTTGGGCATGAGCACCTCCTGATCGATCTGCGTGGGCTGTGGAACGAACCCGCGACCGACGAGCGCCGGGCCCTGGCACAGACGCCGGTCACGGTGCAGTCGCGGGCGACCTGGGTCCAGAACCCCTATGAGTCGCGCGACAACCTACTCATCGACGACGAGGACGCGGCGGCCGAGGAGCTGCGCGCCTTCGGGCAAGCCGGCGGGCACAGCGTGATCGACATGACGGTCGACGGCCTCGATCCAAAGCCAGAGGCGTTGCGGCGCATCTCGCAGCGCAGTGCCGTCCAGATCGTTGTGGGGACTGGCGTCTACCGGGCGTTCGCGCATCCGCCCTGGGTCGCCGGAATGACCGTCGACGAGCTTGCGGCCCGCTTCGTTGGGGCGATCCTGGTCGGCATCAACGGGACCAGCGTGCGCGCCGGCCTGCTAGGCGAGCTGGGCACCTCCTCACCCATCCTGCCCGAGGAGGTCAAGGTACTGCGCGCTGCGGCCCGCGCGCATTTTAAGACCGGGGTGTCGATCAATGTCCATCCCGCGATCTTCCATCGCGAAGGCCCACGTATCCTCGACATCCTGCAGGCGGAGGGCGTCGATCTTCGGCGGGTGGCGCTGAGCCACATGGACGAGCAGCTCGACTACGATTACCACTGCTCGCTGGCGGTCCGCGGCGCCTGGCTCAGCTTCGACACGCTGGGCTCGGAAGAGGTCTTCGGGCCGGATTCAAAAGAGCCGACCGACGACCAGCGGCTCGATGCGCTCCTCCGGCTGCTCGAAGCCGGGTGGTCAGCCCAGATTCTCCTCTCGCAGGATGTCTGCACCAAACTCCAGCTTATCCGCTTCGGCGGCAACGGGTACTCTCACGTGTTGAAGGCGATCGTTCCCCGGCTCCGGGCCGCCGGCGTGAAGCAGGACACGATTTCCAAATTACTTGTCGACAACCCGCGCCGCTACCTGACCGGCAGGCCGTAG
- a CDS encoding VOC family protein, which yields MGNPVVHFEIRARDLTRQKSFYSALFAWELGPESELLNYSMIDTNPEHRYATPGAGIPGGIMPSPSGSPGLTFYVQVDNLEAALARARSLGASTVVPPTKLPAAAARFAVISDLEGNELGLLGV from the coding sequence ATGGGTAACCCTGTAGTTCATTTCGAAATCCGCGCGCGGGACTTGACGCGCCAGAAATCGTTCTATTCCGCGCTCTTCGCTTGGGAGCTGGGCCCCGAGAGCGAGCTCTTGAATTACTCGATGATCGATACCAACCCTGAGCACCGCTACGCGACGCCAGGCGCCGGGATCCCGGGCGGAATCATGCCGTCGCCGTCAGGTTCGCCCGGGCTGACGTTCTATGTCCAGGTTGACAACCTCGAAGCCGCCCTCGCACGAGCGCGTTCGCTCGGAGCTTCGACGGTGGTGCCCCCGACGAAGCTTCCAGCTGCGGCCGCCCGGTTTGCCGTCATAAGCGACTTAGAGGGGAATGAGCTCGGACTGCTCGGTGTCTGA
- a CDS encoding GMC oxidoreductase translates to MDAARQPAIRQLCADPPAPVVGTCSMGLRPQAGAVGDASGPVHGTDRLSVIDASIMPNVPSGFTHIPTIMIAERLSELTGSLL, encoded by the coding sequence CTGGACGCTGCTCGCCAGCCAGCGATTCGACAGCTTTGCGCCGATCCGCCCGCGCCGGTCGTCGGAACGTGCTCGATGGGCCTGCGGCCACAGGCTGGCGCGGTGGGAGACGCCTCCGGGCCTGTCCACGGCACGGATCGACTGAGCGTTATCGACGCGTCGATCATGCCCAACGTGCCCTCGGGCTTCACGCACATCCCCACGATCATGATTGCCGAGCGTCTCTCGGAACTGACTGGCTCGCTTCTCTAG
- a CDS encoding type II toxin-antitoxin system VapC family toxin → MSKKESLEALYVDSSVLVALLAPGDRHHRYAARLARADQRPMVTSSVSEVEIGRALGRRAAPAAVQAAARELLDHCEIVDLTPEIRLRAIEVRPASVRSLDAIHVATAMVARINRFVSFDARQRIAAEEMGMKLVGAST, encoded by the coding sequence GTGAGTAAGAAGGAATCGCTCGAAGCGCTCTACGTTGACTCGTCGGTGTTGGTTGCGCTCCTCGCCCCGGGTGACAGGCATCATCGATACGCGGCCCGGCTTGCTCGTGCCGACCAGCGGCCAATGGTGACCTCGTCGGTAAGTGAGGTCGAGATCGGTCGCGCCTTGGGCCGGCGGGCAGCCCCCGCTGCGGTCCAGGCGGCAGCTCGCGAGCTACTGGATCACTGCGAAATTGTGGACCTCACTCCCGAAATCCGGCTCCGGGCGATCGAGGTGCGTCCGGCCAGCGTCAGATCGTTAGACGCCATTCACGTCGCCACAGCGATGGTCGCAAGGATCAATCGCTTCGTATCCTTCGACGCCCGGCAGCGGATCGCCGCCGAAGAGATGGGGATGAAGCTCGTTGGGGCCAGCACCTAA
- a CDS encoding ice-binding family protein has protein sequence MASLISVSALVLFAWSMAALASTAPDLGKAKSFAVLAGTTVTNTGLTVITGDLGVSPGTAVTGMTGPPDGTLHGTQHTGTDALAIQAKNDLTTAYGVAASSPCNFNETGKNLGTQTLTPGTYCQTTAPTLTGTLTLSGNGVFIFQIGSTLVTGPGATVHLTEGAQPCNVFWQVSSSATLDTTTTFVGTIMALSDISLKDGASIQGRALAQTGQVTLIHNQITAPTDCSEVTVPGPTASPTPTPTPTPTASPTPTPTPTPTPTPTASPTPSPAPALATTGDGPQNALPLMLVLIAGYCVAGLGLIVRERGRRV, from the coding sequence ATGGCCTCGCTTATCTCCGTCTCAGCGTTGGTCCTCTTCGCATGGTCGATGGCGGCGCTGGCGTCCACGGCCCCAGACCTCGGGAAGGCCAAAAGTTTCGCGGTGCTGGCGGGCACAACGGTCACCAACACCGGCCTGACGGTGATTACGGGCGATCTCGGGGTGAGTCCCGGCACCGCCGTCACGGGTATGACCGGCCCCCCGGATGGAACCCTTCACGGGACGCAGCACACTGGTACCGACGCGCTGGCGATACAGGCCAAGAATGACCTGACTACGGCGTATGGCGTCGCAGCTTCGTCCCCCTGCAATTTCAATGAGACTGGCAAGAATCTCGGGACCCAAACTCTCACGCCTGGCACCTACTGTCAGACCACGGCGCCGACGCTAACCGGGACGCTCACGCTCAGCGGCAATGGGGTCTTCATCTTCCAGATCGGGAGTACCCTCGTCACCGGACCCGGCGCAACCGTACACCTCACGGAGGGGGCTCAGCCCTGCAACGTCTTCTGGCAGGTCAGCAGTTCGGCAACCCTTGACACGACGACCACCTTTGTTGGAACCATCATGGCGCTTTCAGATATCAGCCTTAAGGACGGAGCAAGCATCCAGGGCCGAGCTCTGGCACAGACCGGCCAAGTGACGTTGATCCACAATCAGATCACGGCGCCGACCGACTGCAGCGAAGTCACCGTGCCGGGCCCGACAGCCAGCCCCACACCGACACCCACGCCAACACCCACGGCCAGCCCCACACCGACACCCACACCGACACCCACACCGACACCCACGGCCAGCCCCACACCATCCCCGGCACCCGCGCTCGCGACCACCGGCGATGGTCCGCAGAACGCTCTTCCCTTGATGCTGGTGCTGATCGCCGGGTATTGCGTCGCGGGCTTGGGCCTGATCGTTCGAGAGCGGGGCCGCAGAGTGTAG